Part of the Bacteroidia bacterium genome, AAATGGGAGGTACAGTAATTGCCATTACCACAGAAAGCATGGAAAATATTATCAAAATGAGTCAAAAAATGCAGACTAAATTTCCGATTATTTCAGATAAGAACCGCATGATAAGTTTGCGGTACAAAGTAGGAAAGAACATGGAGTACAGTAAAGTTGAGGAATACAAAAAAAGAGGTTATGATATCAAAAACATGACCGCGGATGGCACGGCTTTCGTTTCTATGCCTGCTACTTACGTTATTGGACAAGATGGAATTATCAAAGCGGCGTTTGTTAGCAAAGAGTATGAGATTACTCCCACCATACACTATATTATTGGTAAATTGATGGAAGAGGGCTTAAAGCCGCAAAAAAGAGAAATAGAAGAATAAAAGCGCTTAGTCTGCATATTCGTATTCAAATTCACTATATGCAATTATTTTATCCGTTTTATCTTTTTTGGTAGCTTCTACTTCATCGCCAAATTCGTTGTATTTGTATATCCACTTGAAGTAAAGTGTTCTTTCGTCACTAAAATAGTCATATTCTAATTCATTTCCCTTAGCATCGTACTTAATCACTACCTTGAACCGAATATTTCCATCCCCTCTGTAGCTTACTTCTTCGGTATTTCTACCTTTGGCATCGTACTTATAGATAGATTTCCATTCTAAAGAGCCATCGGCAGCATAGTCCTCCTTAGCAATTTCGTGTCCCTGTTCGTCATATTTATATTTCCAAGTAAAGTTGGGTTTTCCATCAGGTTTAATTTCGGAAGTTTCTACGAGCTGACCTTTTTCGTTGTAAGTATGCACAGTTTTATACCACAATTTGCCATTTGGGCGAGAATAAATTTCTTCTATGAGCAAATTTTTATCGTTGTATTTAGTGTTCATGCGGTATTCTAAAATGTCTTCATCGTTATATTTGAGCATCTCTTGTAATAAACCTTTATCGTTATACACATATACCGTACGAGAAAACTGCATACCATCACGTTTGTATATAATTTGCTCTACCAGCCGACCTAAGCTATCGTATTTGCTGCTCATGAATAAGGCTTTACTTTCTTTTTCTATTTGCCCATCGCTATTTACTCTAAAATCATATTGATTTATACTGCGTACTTTTTTGTTACTATGAGTATGTGAGATTTGCGACTGAACTAAAATAGGCAAGGAAATACTCAAAAAGATGAATAAA contains:
- a CDS encoding redoxin domain-containing protein → MHKFIRSLFLVSTMWLSNVYAQEEVEGLKIGDKAPQFVAVDNHAMPVYLNRLLKQGPVVLMFYHGSWSNSSLTQLRNLQDSLSLIYEMGGTVIAITTESMENIIKMSQKMQTKFPIISDKNRMISLRYKVGKNMEYSKVEEYKKRGYDIKNMTADGTAFVSMPATYVIGQDGIIKAAFVSKEYEITPTIHYIIGKLMEEGLKPQKREIEE